The DNA segment AGTAAGTAAGGAGAGATTGCACAAAAACAAAATAATGCTGTAAGACACATAAGTGTAATAAAGCTATATAAGCGAAATGATCCATTTTTAAATACTGTAAAATAATTATGGATTAATACACTGAGGTTGATTTTGATTTGCTGCTCTTTTTTTAATGTTTCACTGATAAAGCAATAAGATACAATTAAAGTGATAATCGAAAATAATAATAAAAATCCAAAAGTTGCACGCCAAGAATTAAATAATAACATTAAATAACCACCTAGTAAGGGAGCTGTAACTGGGGCAATCATTGTAACAGAGCCTAATTTACTATACATTGTCGCACCTTTTTCAACTGAATAGATATCTCGTACAATGGCATAGGCTACAATAATTAATGAGCAAGCACCTATTGATTGAAATAAACGCGCTAATATCAAAAGATTAATTGATGGAGCAAAAAAACACAGTAAAGTACCAATAAAATAGATGCTTGTACCAATTAAGACAATTTTCCTTCTACCAAAACGATCAACCAATGGCCCAAATATTAATTGACCAAGGCCTGATCCAAACATGAAAATGGTTAATGTCCATTGGACAGTCGTTGCTTTACTATGAAAATAATTAACAATACTTGGAATTGACGGGACAAAAATATCCATTGAAATAGCAATGCTTAAGACAAGTGGTATCAGGATAAGTAGTGTTGTACCCTCGCTTTTATTCCACATATTGAATGTTCCATAACGACTAATTTGGCTTCACTATAACATTGGATCATTAAAATAGAAATTTGATTTATATATTTCATATTTTTAGAAATAAAAATAGAATTAATTGGTTAATGACGGATGCCTAGGGTTGCAATCTTAAGCATCCGCATATAACCCCTCCCCCCAGAAGCAGTACTTCTAAGCCTTTAAATGGTGTTGTAATAAGCTTGAAATCGTGGTTGTCTTTGCCTCTGACCCTTACAATAATATTGATTATTTTAGGAAAGTAAATCATAATAATCAGAAGGGGTATTTCAAAAAAATAGAAATAAGAGATTATGCGTAGAAAAATAAATTTAGAAGTGCTTGAGTTGCTTGATATTATTGATAAAAGAGGTAGCTTTTCAGCAGCGGCAGAAGCACTGTTTAAAGCGCCATCTGCGATCACATATGCCATTCAAAAGCTTGAGGGTGACTTAAATATTCAATTATTTCAAAAGAAAGGGCGTCAAGTTGAAATGACGCCTGCAGCACGAGTATTATTAGAAAAAGGCCGAGATATTTTAGACTCTGTTGATTTATTACAGCAAACAGTGATCGAAACAGATGCTGGTTGGGAACCTAAAATTACAATTGCAGTTAATACTATTTTAGGCGTTGAGTATTGTTATCCTGAAATCAAAGAATTATATCAAATACGGCCTGATATTGAGGTAACACTCCATGAAGAAGCACTAGGTGGTCTATGGGATACGGTGTCAAATGATCAAGCAGATTTAGCTATTGGTGCAGCAGGATTACCTGGACATGAAGTTAAAGGACTAGAGATTATTAAAATTGGTCATATTAATATTCATCTAGTAGCAGCACCAGATCACCCGTTAGCACATTTGGGGCGAGATTTAACGGTAAATGATTTAATTAATTATCGCTTTGTGACAAATAATAATACAGGTATAACACCAAGGCCGGATATTATTTTATCTAAAAAAGCAGCACTACGTGTTCCGACGATTCAAGATAAATTACATGCTATTATTGATGGTTTGGGCATTGGCTTTATGCCAGATATTAGTATTAAATATTTTGCATCTAAAGGTGAAATTGTTGTATTACCTTATGGAAAAGAAGGTGTGCCACTTTGTAATACCCTTTATTTATTATCTAAAAAAAGTAATCAGGGTAAAGCACTGAATTGGTTAATTGAAAAAAATAAGCAAAAATCATTTGAGCAGTATAGAATATATTAAAAATAATCATCATCATTTAAGCTAGATTAATGCAAGGAAGAACGATAGGAGAGTTAGCTCACTACTTTAAGTTAGATGGGCTAAAATTAGCAAATGCTGAAAAATATATCCGCCATTTAGTCATAGATAGTCGAAAGGTAAAAAAAGGTGATGTCTATGTTGCCTATCAAGGTGCAAGTTTTGATGGACATGCTTTTATTGAAGATGCGATCAAACAAGGTGCTATTGCAATTATTTGTGAACATTCAGTAAATTACTCAGTTAGCACTTTAGTGGTTCCATCGATTAGAGAGAAGCTTGCTCAACTGGCAATGTGGTTTTATCCAACCTCAGATAAATTAAATATTATCGCAACAACTGGAACCAATGGTAAAACTTCAATTGTCTGCTTATATGCTCAACTAGCAACATTGTTAAATGAATCTTGCGGAATACTGGGAACAATTGGTAATGGTTTATGGCCATCACTTAAGCCGGCAGCTAGAACAACAGATAATAGTTTGGCGCTGTGGCAGAACCTATCAGTTTTAGCTAAAAAGACAAGACAAGTTGCCATGGAAGTATCATCTCACGCATTAGATCAAAAGCGATTGACTGGATTAAAATTAAATTGTGTCATTTGGAGTAATTTAAGCCATGATCATTTAGATTACCATCGAACATTAGAATGCTATTTTCGAGCAAAATTAAAATTATTTCATGACTATGATTATGACTATGCAGTGATTAATTATGATAACAACTGGGGCAAAAAAATATTAGCTTCTATAAAGGAGAAAAAAACTTATAGTTACAGTATTTGTTCTAAAGATGCTGATTTATATGTTGAAGTTTTGATGCAAAAAAAGATTGGTTATCGGGTATGTTTACATTTTAACGGCCAGCAAGTACCGACTGAAATTAATCTAGTTGGTCAGTTTAATTTAGAAAATGTTGCTGCTGTAGTTTGTTCGTATTTGGCAAAAGGTACTTCATTAAAGTTAATCGCATCAAGATTGCCTCAATTAAAACCAGTTACTGGACGTATGGAGATGATTAAACCTGAGAATAGACCATTTATTGTATTAGACTATGCGCATACTCCTGATGCATTAGAAAAGGCATTGGTAACAATTCGCTCACAAATGAATGCAAAGCAGAAACTATGGTGCGTATTTGGCTGTGGTGGTGATCGAGATGTCAGTAAGCGTGCGATTATGGCATCAATTGCTGAGAAGCTTTCAGATATGATCATAGCAACCTCAGATAATCCAAGAACTGAGGCACAAGAATTAATATTTCAAGATATGAAAGAAGGCTTTCAAGGTTTAAAACCAATTCTTTTTATTGAAAGTCGTAGAAGTGCTATCGAGTATACCTTAACAAATGCCAATGAAGATGACTGGGTATTATTAGCTGGTAAAGGTCATGAACGATATCAAGAAATTAATGGTGATTTTTTATTATTTGATGAGAAAGAGATTATTGATTCACTATCTCAGTAAGTTAAACTAGTTGCTAGTATTTTTATGATTATTTAGGAAAGTATAATGCATAAAGCATATCATGTATTATTAGATGTAAAAGGCTTGATGTGTCCAATGCCAATTTTAAAGGCAAAAAAAGTACTCAAGGGCTTAACTACAGGTGAAATTTTAAAAGTGCAAGCAACTGATCCTGCTAGTGAAGCTGATTTTAAAGCATTTACTCAGCAAACAAAAGATCAATTACTTGAAATTGAAATCATTGATGGTGTTTTTAATTTTCTAATTCAAAAAGGATAATGATTAAGTGATGATGACATTAAAAGCGTTAGCAGCTGAAATTGATGCTGACTATATTGGTGATGATGTTGAGTTTCAAGGTGTATCGATTGATACAAGAACCTTAAAACCTGGCGAGTTATTTATCGCGATTAAAGGTGAAAAAATTGATGGGCATACTTTAATTGATCAGGCAAAACAAAAAGGTGCTAGTGCCTGTATGGTTGAATATAAGCTTGATTGTGATTTGCCACAGGTGGTTATTACAGATAGTCGTATTGGCTTAGGCAAACTTGCTCAACTATGGCGAAGACAATTTGATGTGCCATTTGTAGCCATTACTGGAAGCTGTGGAAAGACTACGGTTAAAGAGATGTTAGGCTGTATTTTAAATCAAAACAATCAAGCATTAGTAACCGAAGGTAACTTTAACAGTGATTTTGGTTTACCAGTTACATTAGGGAAATTAAATGAATCCTATGAGTATGTTGTTTTAGAAGCTGGCAGTAATCATCTGGGTGAAATTAAATACCTAGCAGATATTATTCAACCTGATATCGCTTTAATTACCAATGTTGATGCAGCGCATTTAGAGGGGTTTGGCTCATTGGATGGCGTGATGACTGAGAAAGGTGCTTTATTTGATAGTTTGCATTCTAATGGTATCGCAATTGTTAATTATGATGATCAAAGAATACGAAACTACGCAAAGTCACTTAATGTTAAGAAAATCTATTTTTCAGAAGTTGATAAAACGGCAGATATTTATTTAGCTTCAGAACCTTTTATTAACGATCAATTTTTAACTTTTGAAGTTTCAGTTGGAGGTGACACTTGGCAAGTTGAGTTAGCACTTTTAGGGCAATATCAAATAAAAAATGCCTTAGCAGCAATGGCAGTATCTTATGCATTAAATATCCCCAAAACAACAGTTTTATCAGGACTTAGGCAATTAGCACAAGTTAAAGGGCGCTTTATGCCAATTCAATTATCAGAGCGTATTTTTTTAATTGATGATACCTATAATGCCAGTGTTCCTTCAGTTAAGGCCGCCATTGAAACATTAAGTCAATTTGAAGGAAAGCGAATTATTGTTATGGGACATATGGGAGAATTAGGTGATGATGCGAGTAAGTATCATAGAGAAATGGGACAATGGTTATACAGTCAATCCATAGATGAAATTTATTTGTATGGTGATTATGAATTACTATCTAATACGATTAATATTGTCCCTGATGCGCATTACTATAATGATAAGGCAGCGCTTATTTCAGATTTAAAAGCAAGTTTAGAAAAAGAGACAAAAAAAACTTGGGTTTTAGTTAAAGGCTCTAGGGCAACTGAGATGGAGCAAGTCATAAAAGATTTAGTTAAGCAATAAATTATGCTAGTCTGATTAACACATAAGCTTGAAATAATGTAATGAGTAAAAAAATGCAATTAAATAGTCGTTTTGGCCGTTATGGTGGTTGTTATGTCCCTGAAAGTTTAGTCTCAGTATTAGAAGAAATTGAATCAGGATTTATTCGTGCAATTGAAGATGAAGCATTTCTTAAACGTTTTAGCTATTTGTTAGATAATTATGCAGGTAGAAAAACACCATTAACATTAGCAGAAAATTTATCCAATGAATTAGGTCGTAATATCTATCTAAAAAGAGAAGACTTATTACATGGTGGTGCACATAAGACTAATAATTGTATCGGTCAGCTATTATTAGCAAAATATTTAGGTAAAAAGCGTATTATTGCAGAAACAGGTGCAGGTCAGCATGGTGTTGCAACAGCAATGGTTGGTGCAAAACTTGGGCTAGATGTAGAGATTTATATGGGTTCTGTTGATGTTAAACGCCAAAGACAGAATGTCGAGCGTATGCGTTTATTTGGTGCAACAGTTCATTCTGTTGA comes from the bacterium SCSIO 12844 genome and includes:
- a CDS encoding multidrug effflux MFS transporter produces the protein MWNKSEGTTLLILIPLVLSIAISMDIFVPSIPSIVNYFHSKATTVQWTLTIFMFGSGLGQLIFGPLVDRFGRRKIVLIGTSIYFIGTLLCFFAPSINLLILARLFQSIGACSLIIVAYAIVRDIYSVEKGATMYSKLGSVTMIAPVTAPLLGGYLMLLFNSWRATFGFLLLFSIITLIVSYCFISETLKKEQQIKINLSVLIHNYFTVFKNGSFRLYSFITLMCLTALFCFCAISPYLLISELHISIQLYGLCFGLNAIVFIIASLLSNRLSNQLTMQKTVFFGVLFSIIGSVWMLIINDLNGLSLLNFMLPMMMLSFGLGLSFGPATALALANFSQLAGTASALLTSIQFLGAGIIGSLLTIHGVHSAIPFAILMVVMTILALLFLKLRLPFKV
- a CDS encoding LysR family transcriptional regulator — its product is MRRKINLEVLELLDIIDKRGSFSAAAEALFKAPSAITYAIQKLEGDLNIQLFQKKGRQVEMTPAARVLLEKGRDILDSVDLLQQTVIETDAGWEPKITIAVNTILGVEYCYPEIKELYQIRPDIEVTLHEEALGGLWDTVSNDQADLAIGAAGLPGHEVKGLEIIKIGHINIHLVAAPDHPLAHLGRDLTVNDLINYRFVTNNNTGITPRPDIILSKKAALRVPTIQDKLHAIIDGLGIGFMPDISIKYFASKGEIVVLPYGKEGVPLCNTLYLLSKKSNQGKALNWLIEKNKQKSFEQYRIY
- a CDS encoding UDP-N-acetylmuramoyl-L-alanyl-D-glutamate--2,6-diaminopimelate ligase → MQGRTIGELAHYFKLDGLKLANAEKYIRHLVIDSRKVKKGDVYVAYQGASFDGHAFIEDAIKQGAIAIICEHSVNYSVSTLVVPSIREKLAQLAMWFYPTSDKLNIIATTGTNGKTSIVCLYAQLATLLNESCGILGTIGNGLWPSLKPAARTTDNSLALWQNLSVLAKKTRQVAMEVSSHALDQKRLTGLKLNCVIWSNLSHDHLDYHRTLECYFRAKLKLFHDYDYDYAVINYDNNWGKKILASIKEKKTYSYSICSKDADLYVEVLMQKKIGYRVCLHFNGQQVPTEINLVGQFNLENVAAVVCSYLAKGTSLKLIASRLPQLKPVTGRMEMIKPENRPFIVLDYAHTPDALEKALVTIRSQMNAKQKLWCVFGCGGDRDVSKRAIMASIAEKLSDMIIATSDNPRTEAQELIFQDMKEGFQGLKPILFIESRRSAIEYTLTNANEDDWVLLAGKGHERYQEINGDFLLFDEKEIIDSLSQ
- a CDS encoding sulfurtransferase TusA family protein, whose product is MHKAYHVLLDVKGLMCPMPILKAKKVLKGLTTGEILKVQATDPASEADFKAFTQQTKDQLLEIEIIDGVFNFLIQKG
- a CDS encoding UDP-N-acetylmuramoyl-tripeptide--D-alanyl-D-alanine ligase, giving the protein MMTLKALAAEIDADYIGDDVEFQGVSIDTRTLKPGELFIAIKGEKIDGHTLIDQAKQKGASACMVEYKLDCDLPQVVITDSRIGLGKLAQLWRRQFDVPFVAITGSCGKTTVKEMLGCILNQNNQALVTEGNFNSDFGLPVTLGKLNESYEYVVLEAGSNHLGEIKYLADIIQPDIALITNVDAAHLEGFGSLDGVMTEKGALFDSLHSNGIAIVNYDDQRIRNYAKSLNVKKIYFSEVDKTADIYLASEPFINDQFLTFEVSVGGDTWQVELALLGQYQIKNALAAMAVSYALNIPKTTVLSGLRQLAQVKGRFMPIQLSERIFLIDDTYNASVPSVKAAIETLSQFEGKRIIVMGHMGELGDDASKYHREMGQWLYSQSIDEIYLYGDYELLSNTINIVPDAHYYNDKAALISDLKASLEKETKKTWVLVKGSRATEMEQVIKDLVKQ